The following proteins are co-located in the Caldalkalibacillus uzonensis genome:
- the dtd gene encoding D-aminoacyl-tRNA deacylase encodes MKVVVQRSKQAKVTVNGEVTGQIDRGFVLLVGVTHDDTKQDAEYLADKVAYLRVFADEEGKMNRSLLEVDGQVLSVSQFTLYGDCRKGRRPNFMQAAKPDQAKQLYEHFNQSLREKGVSVETGEFGAMMQVELVNDGPVTLIIDSQERSQK; translated from the coding sequence ATGAAAGTGGTTGTACAACGTAGTAAACAAGCCAAAGTAACAGTAAACGGAGAAGTCACTGGCCAGATTGACCGTGGTTTTGTGCTGCTGGTGGGCGTAACCCATGACGATACCAAGCAGGACGCAGAATATCTGGCCGACAAAGTGGCTTATTTGCGTGTCTTTGCAGATGAGGAGGGAAAAATGAACCGTTCCCTGTTGGAAGTGGACGGACAAGTCCTGTCTGTTTCCCAGTTTACGCTGTATGGGGATTGCCGTAAGGGAAGACGGCCCAACTTTATGCAAGCGGCTAAGCCGGATCAGGCCAAACAGTTGTATGAGCACTTTAACCAGAGCTTGAGGGAAAAAGGCGTTTCCGTGGAAACGGGAGAATTTGGGGCCATGATGCAGGTTGAGCTGGTCAATGATGGCCCGGTGACCTTAATCATTGACAGTCAGGAACGGTCTCAAAAATAA
- the hisS gene encoding histidine--tRNA ligase, producing the protein MTIRIPRGTADILPGEVEKWHYVEAKIRDLCRRFNYAEIRTPIFEHTELFQRGVGETTDIVEKEMYTFVDKGERSITLRPEGTAAVVRSYVEHKLYADPKQPVKLFYVGPMFRYERPQAGRMRQFTQFGIEAIGSKDPLLDAEVIAMAMQFYAELGLTGLRLELNSVGCQTCRPKHREALVGFLQDVQDELGAEDRSRLERNPLRVLDSKDPKTRELTKDAPSILDYLCADCRPHFEAVQSYLDELGIPYVVNPRLVRGLDYYTQTAFEIMVEGIGAIGTICGGGRYNGLVAEIGGQDMPGIGFALSIERLLLALGTEGIELPIRDELDCFVVTLGETAKQKGLKLVQEWRQAGLKVDQDFLCRGLKGQLKAADRHKAKYAAIVGDNELAKGVVVLKNLATGDQQEYALAQAKAFLLKQNEQGVGL; encoded by the coding sequence ATGACCATTCGAATCCCGCGTGGCACAGCCGATATTTTACCAGGGGAAGTGGAAAAATGGCACTATGTGGAGGCTAAAATACGTGACCTTTGCCGGCGTTTTAATTATGCGGAAATCCGCACCCCCATTTTTGAGCATACAGAGCTGTTTCAGCGCGGTGTAGGGGAAACGACCGATATTGTGGAGAAAGAGATGTATACTTTTGTTGACAAAGGGGAACGCAGCATCACTTTGCGCCCGGAAGGGACGGCAGCTGTGGTGCGCTCCTATGTGGAGCATAAGCTGTATGCTGATCCCAAACAGCCGGTCAAACTGTTTTACGTTGGGCCGATGTTCCGTTATGAGCGTCCTCAAGCGGGACGGATGCGCCAGTTTACCCAGTTTGGCATTGAGGCGATCGGTTCCAAGGATCCGCTGCTTGATGCCGAGGTGATTGCCATGGCCATGCAGTTTTACGCTGAATTGGGCTTGACCGGTCTGCGCCTGGAATTAAACAGTGTGGGCTGTCAAACCTGCCGTCCCAAGCACAGGGAGGCGCTGGTGGGCTTTTTGCAAGATGTACAGGATGAGCTGGGAGCGGAGGACCGCTCCCGCCTGGAGCGCAATCCGCTCAGGGTGTTGGACAGCAAAGATCCAAAAACACGGGAATTAACGAAAGATGCACCTTCAATCCTGGACTATTTATGTGCTGATTGCCGGCCCCATTTTGAGGCGGTGCAAAGCTACCTGGATGAGCTCGGCATTCCTTATGTGGTTAATCCGCGTCTGGTCCGTGGTTTGGACTACTATACCCAGACTGCGTTTGAGATTATGGTGGAGGGCATTGGTGCCATTGGTACCATCTGTGGCGGCGGCCGTTATAACGGCTTAGTGGCTGAAATCGGCGGTCAGGATATGCCGGGCATCGGTTTTGCCCTCAGCATTGAGCGGCTGCTGTTAGCTTTGGGAACAGAAGGGATTGAACTGCCTATCCGGGATGAACTGGACTGTTTTGTGGTCACCCTGGGCGAGACGGCCAAGCAGAAGGGCTTGAAGCTAGTCCAGGAATGGCGGCAAGCCGGGTTAAAAGTGGATCAGGATTTCCTGTGCCGTGGATTAAAAGGACAGCTAAAGGCAGCCGACCGGCACAAGGCCAAGTATGCCGCCATTGTGGGAGACAACGAATTGGCCAAAGGGGTTGTGGTGTTGAAAAATCTGGCCACAGGAGACCAGCAGGAGTATGCCTTGGCCCAAGCCAAAGCGTTTCTGCTTAAACAGAATGAACAGGGGGTTGGTTTATAA
- the aspS gene encoding aspartate--tRNA ligase, whose translation MSIGRTHGCGTLFTAHTGEEVHLQGWVNKRRDLGGLIFIDLRDRSGIVQIVFDPKYQAAFATAEKVRSEYVLAVKGRVVAREEGTINPKLSTGEIEVYAEEVEVINPAKTPPFALEDKVEVDEAVRLKYRYLDLRRPAMQRVFKLRHQAAKVVRDFLDEHGFLEIETPMLTKSTPEGARDYLVPSRVHPGEFFALPQSPQIFKQLLMVAGFERYYQIVRCFRDEDLRADRQPEFTQVDIETSFLSARELQALMEEMVARLFKETIGVEVALPFQRLTYEEAISRFGSDKPDLRFGLELKDVSETVKHSGFKVFSQTVQNGGQVKGINAKGCASYSRKQIDELTEYVGRYGAKGLAWLAVKEGEVKGPIAKFFTAEELEDIKQVLEAEEGDLLLFVADQKQVVTEALGALRLKLGKELDLINQDEFKFCWVTDFPLVEYDEEEKRYVALHHPFTMPREEDLELFETNPEGIRAQAYDMVLNGYEIGGGSMRIYQREVQEKMFALLGFSPEEAKEKFGFLMEAFEYGTPPHGGIAFGFDRIVMLLAGVSNLRETIAFPKTASASCLMTGAPSAVDEKQLEELALAITAKVKA comes from the coding sequence ATGTCTATCGGGCGTACGCATGGATGTGGCACATTGTTCACAGCACATACAGGGGAAGAAGTCCATCTGCAAGGCTGGGTCAACAAACGGCGCGACCTGGGAGGCTTGATTTTTATTGATTTAAGAGACCGCTCCGGTATTGTGCAGATCGTCTTTGATCCAAAGTACCAAGCAGCGTTTGCCACAGCTGAAAAGGTGCGCAGTGAATATGTGTTAGCCGTGAAAGGGCGTGTGGTGGCCCGGGAGGAAGGGACAATTAATCCCAAACTGTCCACTGGCGAGATTGAAGTGTACGCCGAAGAGGTAGAGGTGATTAATCCGGCCAAGACACCTCCGTTTGCTTTGGAAGACAAAGTGGAGGTGGATGAAGCGGTCCGCTTAAAGTATCGTTACCTTGATCTGCGCCGTCCGGCTATGCAGCGTGTGTTCAAATTGCGTCACCAAGCGGCCAAAGTGGTTCGCGACTTTTTGGATGAACATGGGTTCTTGGAAATTGAAACACCGATGCTGACCAAAAGCACCCCAGAAGGGGCCCGGGACTATCTCGTGCCCAGCCGGGTGCATCCCGGTGAATTTTTCGCTTTGCCCCAGTCCCCGCAAATTTTCAAACAATTGTTGATGGTGGCTGGTTTTGAACGCTATTATCAAATTGTGCGTTGTTTCCGGGATGAGGATTTGCGGGCTGACCGCCAGCCTGAATTTACCCAGGTGGACATTGAAACCTCCTTCCTGTCTGCCCGGGAATTGCAAGCCTTAATGGAGGAGATGGTCGCCCGGCTGTTTAAAGAAACGATCGGTGTGGAGGTTGCTCTCCCCTTCCAGCGTCTCACCTATGAGGAGGCGATCAGCCGTTTCGGTTCTGATAAGCCGGATTTGCGCTTTGGCCTGGAGTTGAAAGATGTTTCAGAAACGGTGAAGCACAGCGGCTTTAAGGTCTTCAGCCAAACGGTTCAAAACGGTGGCCAAGTTAAAGGAATTAATGCCAAAGGTTGTGCCTCCTACAGCCGCAAACAAATCGATGAATTAACCGAATATGTGGGCCGCTACGGGGCCAAAGGCTTAGCCTGGCTGGCCGTAAAAGAGGGAGAAGTGAAGGGACCGATCGCCAAGTTTTTCACAGCAGAAGAGCTGGAAGATATTAAACAGGTGCTGGAAGCAGAAGAAGGAGATCTGCTCCTGTTTGTCGCTGATCAAAAGCAGGTGGTAACAGAAGCGCTGGGAGCTTTGCGTCTCAAGCTGGGCAAAGAGCTTGATTTGATTAACCAGGATGAATTTAAATTTTGCTGGGTAACCGACTTCCCGCTGGTGGAATACGATGAAGAGGAAAAACGGTATGTGGCTTTGCATCATCCGTTTACCATGCCCAGGGAAGAAGATCTGGAGCTGTTTGAAACCAATCCGGAAGGAATCCGGGCCCAAGCCTACGACATGGTGCTGAACGGCTATGAGATTGGGGGAGGCAGCATGCGCATCTACCAGCGTGAGGTGCAGGAAAAAATGTTTGCCCTCTTAGGCTTCTCCCCTGAAGAGGCTAAAGAAAAGTTTGGCTTCTTGATGGAAGCCTTTGAATATGGTACACCGCCTCACGGGGGCATTGCTTTTGGCTTTGACCGGATTGTGATGCTCTTGGCTGGAGTCAGCAACTTGCGGGAAACGATTGCCTTTCCTAAAACGGCCAGTGCCAGCTGTTTGATGACCGGCGCCCCCTCTGCCGTTGATGAGAAACAGCTGGAGGAGCTGGCCCTGGCTATTACTGCAAAGGTAAAGGCATAA
- a CDS encoding ABC transporter ATP-binding protein → MRPEQIVIDVQQVYWRRNGRTILDNILWQVKKGEHWAIVGLNGSGKTSLLNLICAYEWPSQGEIHVLGRRLGKVDINRLRQSIGWVSPALAERYRAYDHMPAEDIVLSGKFASIGLWQQVELDDVEQARYYLSLFQVEHKARQPFGSLSSGEQQKVLLARAWMAEPALIILDEPCSGLDLRAREGLLSSLDQLAAKENGPTLLYVTHHIEEIMPCFSHVLLLKEGRVVAAGEKEEVLTPPLLAETFDLAVDVAWKQGRAWISVNASI, encoded by the coding sequence ATGAGGCCAGAACAAATTGTGATTGATGTCCAACAGGTGTACTGGAGAAGGAATGGCCGAACCATATTGGATAACATTTTATGGCAAGTAAAAAAAGGAGAACATTGGGCTATTGTCGGATTGAATGGCTCCGGTAAAACATCATTGCTCAATTTGATCTGTGCTTATGAATGGCCAAGCCAAGGGGAGATACATGTGCTTGGCCGACGTTTAGGGAAGGTAGACATTAACCGTCTGCGCCAGTCGATTGGCTGGGTGAGTCCGGCTTTGGCTGAACGCTACCGGGCCTATGACCATATGCCAGCAGAGGACATTGTGTTGAGCGGAAAATTTGCCTCCATCGGGTTATGGCAACAGGTTGAACTAGATGACGTGGAACAAGCCCGCTATTATCTGTCGTTATTCCAAGTAGAGCACAAAGCCCGCCAACCGTTCGGTTCACTCTCCAGCGGTGAGCAACAAAAAGTTTTGTTAGCCCGGGCCTGGATGGCTGAGCCGGCTTTAATCATTTTAGATGAGCCGTGTTCCGGTTTGGATTTGCGGGCCAGGGAAGGGTTGTTGTCCAGTTTGGATCAGCTGGCCGCAAAAGAGAATGGTCCCACACTGCTCTACGTGACCCATCACATTGAAGAAATTATGCCTTGCTTTAGCCATGTTCTCCTTTTAAAAGAAGGCCGCGTTGTGGCGGCCGGAGAAAAGGAGGAGGTGTTAACACCCCCTCTGTTGGCAGAAACCTTTGATCTTGCCGTTGATGTTGCTTGGAAGCAGGGGCGGGCCTGGATCAGTGTGAACGCCAGTATTTAA
- a CDS encoding AAA family ATPase, with protein MDLFDFLHKQHPLSEPLASRMRPRTLDDIVGQEHIIGQGKLLRRAIEADRLTPMIFYGPPGTGKTTLAKVIANTTKSHFEQVNAVTSGVAEVRKLISEAKDRLKMHQIRTVLFIDEIHHFNKSQQDALLPFIEEGTIILIGATTENPMFEINGALLSRSRIFRLYPLEDQHIREIIRRALSDRERGLGEQNVTLTPEALDHIVNVANGDARNALNAVELAALTTPPDQQGRIVIDLEVAQESIQQRMVQYDKNGDQHYDVISAFIKSLRGSDPDAALYWLARMIYAGEDPRFIARRLYIHAAEDVGMADPRALQMAHAAAYAVDFLGMPEARIPLAEATIYIATAPKSNAVIKGIDDALEAVEKEKSGQVPLHLRDSHYKGAHKLGHGKGYKYPHNYPGGYVKQQYLPDDLVGRSFYSPTEHGYERTIKERLKYWRSH; from the coding sequence ATGGATTTATTTGATTTCTTACATAAGCAACATCCCCTATCAGAACCTTTGGCCAGCCGGATGCGGCCCAGAACCCTGGACGATATTGTAGGACAGGAACATATTATTGGCCAGGGAAAGCTGCTGCGCCGGGCCATTGAAGCTGACCGGCTGACGCCCATGATTTTTTACGGTCCCCCAGGCACCGGCAAAACGACACTGGCCAAAGTGATTGCTAACACAACCAAGTCCCATTTTGAACAGGTGAACGCGGTTACCTCGGGTGTGGCCGAGGTGCGCAAGTTGATCAGTGAAGCGAAAGATAGGTTGAAGATGCATCAGATCCGTACCGTCCTGTTTATCGACGAGATTCACCATTTTAATAAATCCCAACAAGACGCTTTGCTGCCTTTTATTGAAGAAGGCACGATTATCCTGATTGGAGCTACCACCGAAAATCCGATGTTTGAAATTAATGGAGCTTTGTTATCCCGCTCCCGTATCTTCCGCCTCTATCCTTTGGAAGACCAGCACATCAGGGAGATTATCCGGCGCGCGCTCTCAGACAGGGAGCGGGGATTGGGGGAACAAAACGTTACCCTGACACCGGAAGCCCTTGATCATATTGTTAATGTAGCCAATGGGGATGCCCGCAATGCATTAAATGCCGTGGAACTGGCGGCCCTGACTACCCCACCCGATCAGCAGGGGCGCATCGTCATTGATCTGGAAGTCGCCCAGGAATCAATCCAGCAGCGCATGGTCCAATATGATAAAAACGGTGACCAGCATTATGACGTCATTTCCGCCTTTATCAAAAGTTTGCGCGGTTCAGATCCAGATGCGGCTTTGTACTGGCTGGCTCGCATGATTTATGCCGGGGAAGATCCCCGGTTCATTGCCCGCCGGCTTTACATCCATGCCGCAGAAGATGTGGGCATGGCCGATCCGAGAGCCCTGCAAATGGCCCATGCAGCGGCTTATGCCGTCGATTTTCTGGGTATGCCGGAAGCAAGGATCCCTTTGGCTGAAGCCACAATCTATATCGCCACTGCACCTAAAAGCAATGCGGTGATCAAAGGGATTGATGACGCTTTAGAGGCGGTGGAAAAAGAAAAAAGCGGCCAGGTCCCCCTTCATCTCAGGGACAGCCACTACAAAGGGGCCCACAAGCTGGGCCACGGTAAAGGCTACAAATACCCTCACAACTACCCAGGCGGTTACGTCAAGCAGCAGTATCTTCCCGATGATCTTGTCGGGAGGAGCTTTTACTCACCTACTGAACATGGCTATGAGCGTACTATAAAAGAACGCCTTAAATACTGGCGTTCACACTGA
- a CDS encoding YczE/YyaS/YitT family protein, with protein MLGVIIMSFGIVLMIKADMGNAPWDVFHIGLYYQFGLTIGLWSILVGIVIIGLTWLLTRTKPQVGAVINMLLVGLFIDLFLLIPWLKTPEHWGGQLVLLLTGIVVMGYGVGLYIAPRCGAGPRDGLMIAISEKTGWKVQWVRTGMEVLVLISGWILGGPVFVGTLLFSVLIGPVVGFSLPQCQVLVDKLIGGVSFENLNKRPVRVNHHDGISQ; from the coding sequence ATGTTGGGCGTAATCATCATGTCTTTTGGCATTGTGCTGATGATTAAGGCCGACATGGGCAATGCCCCCTGGGATGTGTTTCATATTGGTCTTTATTATCAGTTTGGCCTGACCATCGGCTTATGGTCGATTCTCGTTGGTATTGTCATTATTGGTCTTACATGGCTGCTGACCCGTACCAAACCCCAGGTTGGCGCCGTGATTAACATGCTCCTGGTAGGGCTGTTTATTGATTTATTTTTGTTGATCCCCTGGTTGAAGACCCCTGAGCACTGGGGAGGGCAATTGGTGCTGCTCTTGACTGGCATCGTCGTGATGGGCTATGGTGTTGGCTTGTATATAGCCCCCCGCTGCGGGGCCGGGCCCAGAGACGGCTTGATGATCGCTATTAGTGAAAAGACTGGCTGGAAGGTGCAGTGGGTTAGAACAGGGATGGAGGTGCTGGTCTTAATTTCAGGCTGGATTTTAGGCGGTCCTGTTTTTGTGGGAACTTTGCTGTTTTCAGTGCTTATCGGTCCTGTCGTCGGTTTTTCATTGCCACAATGCCAGGTGTTGGTTGATAAGTTAATCGGAGGTGTTTCTTTTGAAAATCTCAACAAAAGGCCAGTACGGGTTAACCATCATGATGGAATTAGCCAATAA
- the cymR gene encoding cysteine metabolism transcriptional regulator CymR, which translates to MKISTKGQYGLTIMMELANNYGKGPMSLRKIAEIHDLSEHYLEQLISPLRNAGLVKSIRGAYGGYVLAKEPREITAGDVIRVLEGPISPVEFDEEKDPAKRDLWRRIRDSISEVLDSTTLEDLINYKDEGEESYMFYI; encoded by the coding sequence TTGAAAATCTCAACAAAAGGCCAGTACGGGTTAACCATCATGATGGAATTAGCCAATAATTATGGTAAAGGACCTATGTCGCTGCGCAAAATAGCAGAAATCCATGATTTGTCTGAGCACTACCTGGAACAATTGATTTCTCCCTTGCGCAATGCCGGCTTAGTGAAAAGCATCCGCGGCGCCTATGGAGGCTATGTCCTGGCCAAAGAACCCCGTGAAATTACAGCTGGTGACGTCATCCGGGTGTTGGAAGGGCCCATCAGCCCGGTGGAATTTGATGAGGAAAAAGATCCGGCCAAGCGGGATCTCTGGCGGCGCATACGGGACAGCATTTCAGAAGTATTGGATTCGACGACGTTAGAGGATTTGATCAATTATAAAGATGAGGGCGAAGAAAGCTATATGTTCTACATCTAG
- a CDS encoding cysteine desulfurase family protein, with protein sequence MQHIYVDHAATTPVHPQVVKAMMPYMDKQFGNPSSIHAYGREAKAALEEARRTIARLLGAEPKNITFTSGGTEADNLAIFGVAFAAQEKGRHIITSQIEHHAVLHACQYLESEGFEVTYLPVDETGRVKLDDVREAVREDTILVSLMYANNETGAVQPIEEIGTFLQEQGIIFHTDAVQALGMIPFDVSTLPVDLISFSGHKINGPKGSGCLYVREQIHLHPLLYGGAQERNRRAGTENVPAIVGLAEAFKLAHQDLEAKQQRYTQLRQVFLDILKEEQVAFQFNGEIEHCLPHIVNLSFTGVKADALLMNLDLEGIAASSGSACTAGSLQPSHVILAMYSDEDRAQSAIRYSFGLGNTLEEVEEVARKTGQILKRLNS encoded by the coding sequence ATGCAACACATCTATGTGGATCATGCAGCAACCACACCTGTTCACCCCCAAGTGGTCAAGGCTATGATGCCCTATATGGACAAGCAGTTTGGCAATCCGTCCAGTATTCATGCTTACGGGCGGGAAGCAAAAGCAGCACTGGAAGAGGCCCGGCGCACGATTGCCCGCCTGCTAGGAGCAGAACCCAAAAACATCACCTTTACCAGTGGGGGAACGGAAGCAGATAACCTGGCTATTTTTGGGGTGGCTTTTGCCGCCCAAGAAAAGGGTCGCCATATCATTACCTCCCAAATTGAACATCACGCGGTGCTGCACGCCTGTCAATATTTGGAATCTGAAGGATTTGAGGTCACTTATCTTCCCGTTGATGAGACCGGCCGCGTCAAACTGGATGATGTACGGGAAGCGGTGCGGGAAGACACGATTCTGGTCAGTCTTATGTATGCCAACAATGAAACAGGAGCCGTGCAGCCGATCGAAGAGATCGGGACGTTTTTACAAGAGCAAGGCATCATCTTTCACACCGATGCGGTGCAAGCGCTGGGCATGATTCCCTTTGATGTGTCCACCCTTCCTGTAGACCTTATCTCTTTTTCTGGCCATAAAATCAACGGGCCCAAGGGAAGCGGGTGTTTATATGTACGGGAACAGATACATCTTCATCCCTTGCTTTACGGTGGTGCCCAGGAGCGTAACCGCCGGGCGGGAACGGAGAATGTGCCCGCCATCGTTGGATTGGCTGAGGCCTTCAAACTGGCCCACCAGGATTTAGAGGCAAAACAACAGAGATACACCCAGCTGCGTCAGGTTTTTTTGGATATCCTAAAGGAAGAACAAGTGGCGTTCCAGTTTAATGGGGAGATAGAGCATTGTCTGCCCCATATCGTCAATCTCAGTTTTACCGGTGTTAAAGCAGACGCCCTGTTAATGAACCTGGATCTGGAAGGGATTGCAGCTTCAAGCGGTTCGGCTTGTACGGCAGGCTCATTGCAACCTTCTCACGTCATTTTGGCCATGTACAGTGATGAAGATCGGGCCCAAAGCGCCATCCGTTATAGTTTTGGGCTGGGCAACACGCTGGAAGAAGTAGAGGAAGTGGCTCGGAAAACGGGCCAAATCCTCAAGCGATTAAATTCTTAA
- the mnmA gene encoding tRNA 2-thiouridine(34) synthase MnmA translates to MTKQPEQTRVVVGMSGGVDSAVTALLLKEQGFDVVGIFMKNWDDTDENGVCTATEDYHDVVAVCHEIGIPYYSVNFEKEYWDRVFTYFLDEYKAGRTPNPDVMCNKEIKFKAFLDHALTLGADFVATGHYAQVDLKDGYHRLLRGADPGKDQTYFLNQLNQTQLSKVLFPIGYLQKREVRQIAAEAGLPNAKKKDSTGICFIGERDFKTFLSTYLPAQPGEIRQKSTGELKGQHDGLMYYTIGQRQGLGIGGPGGPWFVVDKDLERNILYVEAGEGNPYLYFGGLEAEQLNWIKGHSPGDRFTCTAKFRYRQPDKPCTVELLDGGRCRVTFDEPQRAVTPGQAVVFYDGEECLGGGIIDLAIQDQARIKQALAHV, encoded by the coding sequence CTGACGAAACAACCGGAACAAACCCGTGTGGTTGTGGGTATGTCAGGTGGGGTTGATTCAGCGGTCACCGCCCTACTGCTGAAAGAACAGGGGTTTGATGTGGTTGGTATTTTTATGAAGAACTGGGATGATACAGATGAGAACGGGGTGTGTACAGCGACAGAGGACTACCATGATGTGGTGGCGGTGTGTCATGAAATTGGTATTCCATATTACTCGGTCAATTTTGAAAAAGAGTATTGGGACCGTGTGTTCACCTACTTCCTTGATGAGTATAAAGCGGGACGGACGCCCAATCCCGATGTGATGTGCAACAAAGAAATCAAGTTTAAAGCGTTTTTGGATCATGCCCTGACTTTGGGAGCTGATTTTGTAGCGACCGGCCATTATGCGCAGGTTGATTTGAAGGATGGTTACCACCGCTTGCTGCGCGGGGCGGATCCGGGTAAAGATCAAACCTATTTCCTCAATCAGCTCAACCAGACGCAACTGTCCAAGGTCTTGTTTCCCATTGGTTATTTGCAAAAGCGGGAAGTACGACAAATCGCTGCAGAGGCCGGTCTGCCTAACGCCAAGAAAAAGGACAGTACAGGGATTTGTTTTATCGGTGAGCGGGACTTCAAAACGTTCTTAAGCACTTACCTTCCGGCCCAGCCGGGTGAGATCCGCCAAAAATCAACCGGCGAGTTAAAAGGTCAACATGACGGCTTGATGTACTATACCATCGGCCAGCGGCAGGGACTAGGCATTGGTGGACCGGGAGGCCCGTGGTTTGTTGTGGACAAAGATCTGGAACGCAATATTCTCTATGTGGAAGCTGGAGAAGGAAACCCGTATCTCTACTTTGGAGGTTTGGAAGCTGAACAGCTGAATTGGATTAAAGGGCACTCACCAGGAGACCGCTTCACCTGTACAGCTAAATTCCGTTATCGGCAACCGGATAAGCCTTGCACTGTGGAATTGCTGGACGGAGGGCGCTGCCGAGTCACATTTGATGAGCCCCAGCGGGCCGTGACACCTGGTCAGGCGGTCGTGTTCTATGATGGTGAAGAGTGTCTGGGTGGAGGCATTATTGACCTGGCCATTCAGGATCAAGCACGAATCAAACAGGCACTTGCGCATGTGTAG
- a CDS encoding M24 family metallopeptidase: MLPFEISEYKERLGKTKQTMEAAGIEVLLITDPANMNYLSGYDAWSFYVHQMLVVMTDEPQPVWIGRKQDANGAKLTTWLDAHDIIPYPDDYVQSPIKHPMDFVADILKEMGQAKRHIGVEMDSYYFTAKCFERLQAALPNSVFKDATLLVNRVRLVKSDAEIMYMKRASKLAEKAMAAAIEAINDGVRECEVAASIYQAQISGTEEFGGDYPSIVPLMPSGNKTCTPHLTWTDSRYTNGDLVIVELAGCYKRYHCPMARTAVIGHPAPQVKEVADIVIEGLNVTLEAIQPGMTCEEVEQVWKRYLSDKKLEKDSRLGYSMGLNYPPDWGEHTASLRQGDLTVLEPNMTFHLIPGIWLDDFGVEISESFRVTEKGYEVLADFPRQLFVKPVLKAM, from the coding sequence ATGTTGCCCTTTGAAATATCTGAATATAAGGAAAGATTGGGGAAAACAAAGCAAACAATGGAAGCAGCAGGTATCGAAGTTTTACTCATTACCGATCCCGCTAATATGAACTATCTATCCGGTTATGATGCCTGGTCCTTTTACGTGCATCAAATGCTGGTGGTGATGACAGATGAACCTCAGCCAGTCTGGATTGGGCGTAAGCAGGATGCCAATGGAGCCAAGCTGACCACTTGGCTTGATGCCCATGACATCATTCCCTACCCTGATGATTATGTACAGTCTCCCATTAAGCATCCCATGGATTTTGTGGCTGATATCTTAAAAGAGATGGGGCAGGCCAAACGCCATATTGGAGTAGAAATGGACAGCTACTATTTTACGGCCAAATGTTTTGAACGTCTTCAAGCCGCACTGCCCAATTCCGTATTTAAAGATGCCACACTCTTAGTCAACCGTGTGCGTTTGGTCAAGTCTGATGCTGAGATCATGTATATGAAAAGAGCATCCAAACTGGCTGAAAAAGCAATGGCTGCAGCCATTGAAGCGATTAACGACGGGGTAAGGGAGTGTGAAGTGGCCGCCAGCATCTATCAAGCTCAAATCAGTGGAACGGAGGAGTTTGGCGGGGACTATCCCTCCATTGTGCCTTTAATGCCTTCAGGCAACAAAACCTGCACACCTCACTTGACTTGGACAGACAGCCGTTACACCAACGGGGACCTGGTCATTGTTGAACTGGCTGGATGTTACAAACGTTACCACTGCCCGATGGCACGTACGGCAGTGATTGGCCATCCTGCACCACAAGTCAAAGAAGTGGCGGATATCGTCATCGAGGGTCTTAATGTTACTCTGGAAGCGATTCAGCCTGGCATGACCTGTGAAGAGGTGGAACAGGTTTGGAAGCGCTATCTTTCTGATAAAAAACTGGAGAAAGATTCCCGTTTGGGTTACTCCATGGGTCTCAACTATCCTCCTGATTGGGGTGAACATACAGCTAGTTTACGCCAAGGGGACTTAACCGTACTTGAGCCTAATATGACCTTCCATCTGATCCCCGGCATTTGGCTGGATGATTTCGGGGTTGAAATCAGCGAGTCCTTCAGAGTTACGGAGAAAGGATATGAAGTCCTGGCCGACTTTCCGCGCCAATTGTTTGTCAAACCGGTGTTAAAAGCCATGTAA